A section of the Larus michahellis chromosome 1, bLarMic1.1, whole genome shotgun sequence genome encodes:
- the MPST gene encoding 3-mercaptopyruvate sulfurtransferase isoform X1: MTTCRHMAAPVPVAQDFFYPCCFCVQFLTKLYNPLQEKLPVRALGSERSTVDPLSQAESGKPQEPDSLGQELETMSQQLLYRALVSAKWLSEAIKSQQPGLALKVVDASWYLPKMKRDPKREFEERHIPGAVFFDIDQCSDRTSPYDHMLPRADDFAEYVGKLGVGNDSHVVVYDGSDQGLFSAPRVWWMFRAFGHEAVSLLDGGLKNWQREGNALSSGKSQVAPSEFHASLDKSLVKTYEDVLDNLDSHRFQLVDARAAGRFRGVEPEPRDGIEPGHVPGSMNIPFTDFLTESGLEKTPEQIRSLFQEKKVDLLKPLVATCGSGVTACHVALGAYLCGKPDVAVYDGAWVEWYMRAQPENIISEGKGKTV; the protein is encoded by the exons ATGACAACCTGCAG GCACATGGCTGCACCTGTCCCCGTTGCACAGGACTTCTTCTACCCCTGCTGCTTCTGTGTCCAGTTTTTGACCAAG CTTTACAACCCACTCCAAGAAAAGCTGCCTGTGAGGGCACTGGGATCTGAACGCTCAACTGTGGATCCCCTAAG tcAGGCAGAATCAGGCAAACCCCAGGAACCAGATAGTCTTGGCCAGGAATTGGAAACAATGTCGCAACAACTCCTCTACCGTGCTCTGGTGTCTGCGAAATGGCTTTCAGAAGCCATCAAATCCCAGCAACCTGGTCTGGCCTTGAAAGTCGTGGATGCATCCTGGTACTTGCCGAAGATGAAGCGTGACCCAAAGCGGGAGTTTGAGGAGCGCCATATCCCGGGCGCAGTTTTCTTCGACATCGACCAGTGCAGTGACCGCACTTCACCTTATGATCACATGCTGCCCAGGGCTGATGACTTTGCTGAGTATGTGGGAAAGCTGGGTGTGGGGAATGATTCCCATGTTGTTGTATATGATGGCAGCGACCAAGGTCTCTTCTCAGCCCCCCGGGTGTGGTGGATGTTCCGGGCCTTCGGACATGAAGCCGTCTCCCTTCTGGATGGCGGCTTGAAGAACTGGCAGCGAGAGGGGAATGCACTGAGCTCTGGGAAAAGCCAGGTCGCTCCCTCCGAGTTCCATGCCTCCTTGGACAAGTCCTTGGTGAAAACGTATGAGGATGTCTTAGATAACTTGGATTCCCACCGCTTCCAACTAGTGGATGCACGTGCTGCAGGACGGTTCCGGGGAGTAGAGCCAGAGCCCCGAGATG GAATTGAGCCTGGTCATGTCCCTGGGTCGATGAACATCCCCTTCACTGATTTCCTCACAGAGTCTGGCTTAGAGAAGACCCCTGAGCAGATCCGCAGTTTGTTCCAGGAGAAGAAGGTGGACCTGTTAAAGCCCTTGGTAGCCACATGTGGCTCTGGAGTCACTGCCTGCCATGTGGCTCTGGGGGCATACCTCTGTGGCAAACCAGATGTTGCTGTGTACGATGGGGCCTGGGTGGAATGGTACATGCGGGCACagcctgaaaatattatttctgagggaaaggggaagacaGTGTAA
- the MPST gene encoding 3-mercaptopyruvate sulfurtransferase isoform X2 → MSQQLLYRALVSAKWLSEAIKSQQPGLALKVVDASWYLPKMKRDPKREFEERHIPGAVFFDIDQCSDRTSPYDHMLPRADDFAEYVGKLGVGNDSHVVVYDGSDQGLFSAPRVWWMFRAFGHEAVSLLDGGLKNWQREGNALSSGKSQVAPSEFHASLDKSLVKTYEDVLDNLDSHRFQLVDARAAGRFRGVEPEPRDGIEPGHVPGSMNIPFTDFLTESGLEKTPEQIRSLFQEKKVDLLKPLVATCGSGVTACHVALGAYLCGKPDVAVYDGAWVEWYMRAQPENIISEGKGKTV, encoded by the exons ATGTCGCAACAACTCCTCTACCGTGCTCTGGTGTCTGCGAAATGGCTTTCAGAAGCCATCAAATCCCAGCAACCTGGTCTGGCCTTGAAAGTCGTGGATGCATCCTGGTACTTGCCGAAGATGAAGCGTGACCCAAAGCGGGAGTTTGAGGAGCGCCATATCCCGGGCGCAGTTTTCTTCGACATCGACCAGTGCAGTGACCGCACTTCACCTTATGATCACATGCTGCCCAGGGCTGATGACTTTGCTGAGTATGTGGGAAAGCTGGGTGTGGGGAATGATTCCCATGTTGTTGTATATGATGGCAGCGACCAAGGTCTCTTCTCAGCCCCCCGGGTGTGGTGGATGTTCCGGGCCTTCGGACATGAAGCCGTCTCCCTTCTGGATGGCGGCTTGAAGAACTGGCAGCGAGAGGGGAATGCACTGAGCTCTGGGAAAAGCCAGGTCGCTCCCTCCGAGTTCCATGCCTCCTTGGACAAGTCCTTGGTGAAAACGTATGAGGATGTCTTAGATAACTTGGATTCCCACCGCTTCCAACTAGTGGATGCACGTGCTGCAGGACGGTTCCGGGGAGTAGAGCCAGAGCCCCGAGATG GAATTGAGCCTGGTCATGTCCCTGGGTCGATGAACATCCCCTTCACTGATTTCCTCACAGAGTCTGGCTTAGAGAAGACCCCTGAGCAGATCCGCAGTTTGTTCCAGGAGAAGAAGGTGGACCTGTTAAAGCCCTTGGTAGCCACATGTGGCTCTGGAGTCACTGCCTGCCATGTGGCTCTGGGGGCATACCTCTGTGGCAAACCAGATGTTGCTGTGTACGATGGGGCCTGGGTGGAATGGTACATGCGGGCACagcctgaaaatattatttctgagggaaaggggaagacaGTGTAA
- the CIMIP4 gene encoding ciliary microtubule inner protein 4, whose amino-acid sequence MDKGVVEVPASLTPDVAESHYVLSNSTSVEPEKGEQEHLPEECPSSQRTSQRSPSSASWKISKSPVAQGTAKNSTSIKSQASASAKCVQTKKQSKQTLQAKTPPTQSLHSISLEEEGEETSTTEDPIEGHEPRGRNSTYHRCAISRQRKAEDTKYISNVKPVAGQHQTLRSRGPGSSQKTIKASCKKAKETCGRLSARASLASLGPDGKAEWKLVLEEGDSLVSANSKYKFASARELTSDKEERRALCEAALIMGQKRLSDHTEMLNTLNSTSFADYNQLGFNLRSNIFQGGPLESRSLMKDSYTPDIIQKAARDPKNWHGRRTDELGKWHQKNALNLNLQKALEDKYGKKKGKP is encoded by the exons ATGGACAAG GGTGTGGTGGAGGTTCCAGCTTCCCTTACACCTGATGTGGCAGAAAGTCACTATGTGCTGTCCAACAGTACTTCAG tGGAACCTGAGAAAGGGGAACAGGAGCATCTTCCAGAAGAATGTCCCAGCAGTCAGAGAACATCCCAAAGGAGCCCCAGCAGTGCCTCCTGGAAGATCTCCAAGAGCCCAGTGGCTCAGGGAACAGCAAAGAATTCCACATCTATTAAATCCCAAGCATCTGCTTCTGCAAAGTGTGTTCAAactaaaaaacaaagcaaacagactCTCCAGGCCAAAACTCCTCCCACACAGAGTCTTCATTCAATAAGTcttgaagaggaaggagaagaaactTCTACTACCGAAGACCCGATAGAGGGGCATGAGCCAAGAGGGAGGAACAGCACTTACCACCGATGTGCAATATCtaggcagaggaaggcagaagacACCAAATACATCTCAAATGTCAAACCAGTAGCAGGCCAGCACCAAACACTGAGGTCTAGAGGGCCTGGATCTTCCCAGAAGACCATCAAAGCCAGCTGCAAAAAAGCCAAGGAGACCTGTGGCAGATTAAGTGCAAGAGCATCCTTAGCATCATTAGGGCCAGATGGGAAAGCAGAATGGAAGCTTGTTCTGGAGGAGGGAGACAGCTTGGTCTCTGCCAACAGCAAATATAAATTTGCCAGTGCACGTGAACTTACCAGTGATAAAGAG GAACGGCGAGCTCTGTGCGAGGCAGCATTAATCATGGGACAGAAAAGACTCAGCGACCATACTGAAATGCTAAACACGTTGAACTCTACATCTTTTGCTGATTACAACCAACTGGGTTTTAACCTAAGATCGAATATCTTCCAAG GTGGCCCACTGGAGAGCCGAAGCTTGATGAAAGATTCCTATACTCCTGATATAATTCAGAAGGCAGCCAGGGACCCCAAGAACTGGCACGGAAGGAGGACAGATGAGCTAG GGAAATGGCATCAGAAAAATGCCCTAAATCTTAACTTGCAGAAAGCTCTGGAGGACAAATATGGTAAGAAAAAAGGCAAGCCTTAG
- the LOC141740695 gene encoding thiosulfate sulfurtransferase, whose product MAVARGREPGPSQRAGPGRCRPPPHRPLGLLPPAPAAAAILCVGRGCVCVCLCLPGSGAPSRPRPSEMAPQVLGRALVTAKWLSEAVRAGRVGPSLRILDASWYPPQERNARQEFKERHIPGASFFDIEECRDQSSPYDFMLPSESHFADYVGRLGVSNDTHVVVYDGDKLGTFYAPRAWWMFRAFGHKEVSVLNGGFKNWVKEGHPVTAEVSQPAPAVFKARLNTVLVKTFEEMIQNVGSLRFQVVDSRPEGRFRGTELDQGLESGHIPGAVNIPFHSFLTETGHEKSIEEIQEIFRDKKVDLSKPLAATCRKGVTACHIALAAYLCGKRDVAVYDGSWSEWFHRAPPRYKVSELKRNKA is encoded by the exons ATGGCCGTCGCTAGGGGGCGGGAGCCGGGTCCCTCCCAGCGGGCCGGTCCCGGGCGGTGCCGcccgcccccgcaccgccccctcgggctgcttccccccgcccccgccgccgccgccattttgtgtgtggggagggggtgtgtgtgcgtgtgtctgtgtctcCCCGGCAGCGGCGCCCCCTCCCGGCCTCGGCCCTCCGAGATGGCGCCGCAGGTGCTCGGCAGGGCCCTGGTCACCGCCAAATGGCTCTCGGAGGCCGTGCGGGCCGGGCGGGTAGGGCCGAGCCTGCGGATACTGGACGCCTCCTGGTACCCGCCGCAAGAGCGAAACGCCCGGCAGGAGTTCAAGGAGAGGCACATCCCCGGGGCGTCCTTCTTCGACATTGAGGAGTGCCGAGACCAGTCTTCCCCCTACGACTTCATGCTGCCCAGCGAGTCCCACTTTGCCGACTATGTGGGGCGCCTGGGGGTCAGCAATGACACCCATGTGGTGGTGTACGACGGGGACAAGCTGGGCACCTTCTACGCCCCCCGCGCCTGGTGGATGTTCCGGGCCTTCGGGCACAAGGAGGTCTCCGTCCTGAACGGCGGCTTCAAGAACTGGGTGAAGGAGGGCCACCCTGTCACGGCGGAGGTCAGCCAGCCCGCCCCGGCCGTCTTTAAGGCCAGGCTGAACACGGTCCTGGTGAAGACCTTTGAGGAGATGATCCAGAACGTGGGGTCCCTGCGGTTCCAGGTGGTGGATTCCCGCCCAGAGGGCCGGTTCCGGGGGACCGAGCTGGACCAAG GGCTGGAATCTGGTCATATCCCTGGTGCTGTGAACATACCCTTCCACTCATTCCTAACAGAAACTGGCCATGAGAAGAGTATTGAGGAGATCCAAGAAATATTCCGTGACAAGAAAGTGGATCTCTCAAAGCCGCTGGCGGCCACATGCCGCAAAGGTGTCACAGCATGTCACATTGCCCTGGCAGCCTACCTGTGTGGCAAGCGTGATGTGGCTGTTTATGATGGTTCCTGGTCAGAGTGGTTCCACCGTGCCCCACCTCGCTACAAGGTCTCTGAGTTGAAGCGCAACAAGGCCTAG